A stretch of Anolis sagrei isolate rAnoSag1 chromosome X, rAnoSag1.mat, whole genome shotgun sequence DNA encodes these proteins:
- the LOC132780521 gene encoding kelch-like protein 31, with amino-acid sequence MGSISIAVKASACVIGLNVTRRVSCPGRFGRREREKELLLLLCLDPLYFPGFILDTFSPIGLNSRHKGDPMAPKKKAPKKIKPLKKEGPANPMMVEDPSLDIDHHQQLDELFENGSDGFLCTATEVLDPRHGTNILEEAHCMQKEHFLCDLTVATKTKTFNVHKLVMSSCSDYFRSLLKKNPSLQQVDLVDISPLGLATIITYAYTGRVSLSLYTIGSTISTASYLQMPALLNICTDFLIQEMNVENWTYVANLAETYSLNQTKNAAKKFIREHFLEFSETEQFMKLTFDQLNELLMDDDLQFPSEVVVFQIAMKWLESDPKRVKHAADLLNNVRFGTIPAHDLINYVQPVPCMMQNPECHRLLVDAMNYHLLPFQQNELQSRRTKIRGSQKVLLVVGGRPCAADKAISKDVSHRDQDGNWNKLTEMPTKCFNQCVAVMDGFLYVAGGEDQNDARNQAKHAINNLCRYDPRFGTWLHLASMAHKRTHFSLSTFNGQLYAIGGRNAKGTLISIECYIPSTNIWQPKTNMELPRCCHASMVLGGEILVTGGYVNNAYSRTVCSYDPATDTWRDCTWLSTPRGWHGAATLRDRGYVLGGSQLGPRGERVDVIPVECYNPSTNQWSHVAPLPIGLSMAGVATLNGQILLVGGWNESMKKYQKGIQAYNPDLNEWIDDGELLEGTVGVSCCTIALPHTSTRGSRASSVGSAAVSI; translated from the exons GTGACCCAATGGCCCCCAAAAAGAAAGCCCCCAAGAAAATCAAGCCTTTGAAGAAAGAAGGTCCTGCCAACCCCATGATGGTAGAGGACCCTTCCCTTGACATCGACCATCACCAACAGCTGGATGAATTATTCGAAAACGGCTCCGACGGGTTCCTCTGCACAGCCACCGAGGTTTTAGACCCAAGGCATGGAACCAACATCCTGGAGGAGGCACACTGTATGCAGAAGGAGCACTTCCTTTGCGATCTCACCgttgccacaaaaacaaagaccTTCAATGTCCATAAGCTGGTGATGTCCTCCTGCAGTGACTACTTCAGAAGCCTACTGAAGAAGAACCCCAGCCTTCAACAAGTGGACCTTGTAGATATTTCTCCTTTGGGCCTGGCCACCATCATAACCTATGCCTACACAGGGAGAGTGAGTCTCTCTCTGTACACCATTGGAAGCACCATTTCCACTGCCAGCTACCTGCAAATGCCTGCCCTGCTCAATATATGCACTGACTTTCTCATCCAGGAGATGAACGTGGAGAACTGGACGTACGTGGCCAACCTGGCTGAAACCTACAGTCTCAACCAGACAAAGAACGCTGCCAAGAAGTTCATCCGGGAACATTTCCTCGAGTTCTCGGAGACTGAGCAGTTCATGAAGCTCACCTTTGACCAACTTAACGAATTGCTGATGGATGATGACCTTCAGTTTCCCAGCGAGGTGGTGGTTTTCCAGATTGCCATGAAGTGGCTCGAATCGGACCCCAAGCGTGTCAAACATGCCGCcgacctcctgaacaatgtccgGTTCGGCACCATCCCGGCACATGACTTGATCAACTATGTCCAGCCTGTGCCATGTATGATGCAAAATCCAGAATGCCACCGGCTGCTGGTCGACGCCATGAATTACCATCTGCTGCCTTTCCAGCAGAATGAGCTCCAGTCCAGAAGGACCAAGATTCGAGGGAGCCAGAAGGTCCTGCTGGTGGTTGGTGGACGCCCATGTGCTGCGGATAAGGCCATTAGCAAAGATGTGAGTCACAGAGATCAGGACGGGAATTGGAACAAGCTGACAGAGATGCCAACCAAGTGCTTCAACCAATGTGTGGCAGTCATGGATGGGTTCCTCTATGTGGCGGGAGGAGAAGATCAAAACGATGCCCGCAACCAAGCCAAGCATGCCATTAACAATCTGTGCAG GTACGACCCGCGTTTTGGCACTTGGCTGCACTTGGCCAGCATGGCCCACAAAAGAACTCATTTCAGCCTCAGCACCTTCAACGGGCAGCTCTACGCCATTGGGGGACGCAACGCCAAGGGGACCCTCATCTCCATCGAATGCTACATCCCGTCCACCAACATCTGGCAACCCAAGACCAACATGGAGCTCCCACGCTGCTGCCATGCCAGCATGGTCCTGGGAGGCGAGATCCTGGTAACAGGTGGCTACGTAAACAACGCCTACTCCCGCACAGTGTGCAGCTACGATCCGGCCACAGACACTTGGAGGGACTGTACCTGGCTCAGCACCCCAAGGGGGTGGCACGGGGCTGCCACATTGAGGGATCGTGGGTACGTCCTGGGGGGCAGCCAGCTAGGGCCCCGAGGGGAGAGGGTGGACGTCATACCGGTGGAATGTTACAACCCTTCCACCAACCAGTGGAGTCATGTGGCCCCGCTGCCCATTGGCTTGAGCATGGCAGGGGTGGCCACTCTCAATGGGCAAATCCTGCTCGTGGGGGGCTGGAACGAGAGCATGAAGAAATACCAGAAGGGCATCCAGGCCTATAACCCCGACCTGAATGAATGGATCGATGACGGAGAACTTTTGGAAGGGACTGTGGGGGTCTCTTGCTGCACCATCGCCCTTCCGCACACCAGCACCAGAGGGTCCCGGGCCAGCTCGGTTGGATCGGCAGCTGTTAGCATCTAA